One stretch of Zingiber officinale cultivar Zhangliang chromosome 6B, Zo_v1.1, whole genome shotgun sequence DNA includes these proteins:
- the LOC121990960 gene encoding zinc finger BED domain-containing protein RICESLEEPER 2-like, producing MLRTALEFENAFVSYGIHDPGLLEHLLTHVCEDGKDVGALAGGDWENVRKMEKFLESFYNLTLRVSGSIYVTSNVHFHEIGELACVLKLLADNDNISLAMMAKRMKAKFDKYWGAPEKMNKMIFIACVLDPRFKFDYVAFVLLRMYRQEKGEKIRDEVKLYMTTLFEEYRKVTSKISQGSSTSRVEPSVINIESLHKRTLIQQEYLRHKAESGNMDAKTELDRYLDDDVGVANEHFDILFWWKVNSSKFPTLAEMAHDVLVIPISTMASESVFSTGGRALDSFRSSLTLRLVQALICLQDWF from the coding sequence ATGTTAAGAACTGCTTTggaatttgaaaatgcttttgtAAGTTATGGTATTCATGATCCTGGACTGTTGGAACATCTTCTTACCCATGTTTGTGAAGATGGAAAGGATGTAGGTGCATTGGCAGGTGGTGATTGGGAAAATGTGAGAAAAATGgagaagtttcttgaatctttttATAATCTTACCTTGAGAGTTTCAGGTTCAATATATGTCACTTCAAATGTTCACTTTCATGAAATAGGTGAGCTTGCTTGTGTTTTAAAGTTGTTGGCAGATAACGATAACATTTCTTTGGCTATGATGGCAAAAAGGATGAAAGCTAAATTTGATAAATATTGGGGTGCTCCAGAAAAAATGAATAAGATGATTTTTATTGCTTGTGTGCTTGATCCTCGTTTCAAATTTGATTATGTGGCTTTTGTGCTTTTGAGAATGTATAGAcaagagaaaggagagaaaataCGAGATGAAGTAAAGTTGTATATGACTACTTTATTTGAAGAATATAGGAAGGTCACTTCAAAAATCTCTCAAGGATCATCCACTAGCAGAGTTGAGCCATCAGTTATAAACATTGAAAGTCTTCACAAAAGAACACTAATACaacaagaatacttaaggcataAGGCTGAAAGTGGAAATATGGATGCTAAGACTGAGCTAGATAGGTATCTTGATGATGATGTTGGGGTTGCAAATGAacattttgatattttattttggtGGAAAGTTAACTCCTCCAAATTTCCTACTTTAGCTGAGATGGCTCATGATGTGTTAgtgattcctatttctactaTGGCATCGGAAAGTGTTTTTAGCACAGGGGGGCGTGCTCTTGATTCATTTAGAAGTTCATTAACTCTTCGATTAGTGCAAGCTCTCATTTGTCTTCAAGATTGGTTCTGA